Proteins encoded by one window of uncultured Draconibacterium sp.:
- a CDS encoding helix-hairpin-helix domain-containing protein — protein MKCLAKHIIFVLLQLFVLAASAQNNSPDKLIESILESHLDKIAEGTDVALIIEDLEYLLEHPININATTATELARLYLLNEIQIQKLMEYTENYGPVYSIYELKAVDGLTPKLLQNLQYFISFGPEEQEKKTFKELVKYANQQLLLRTLGNLQTAQGYKTKDDCSVPYEGNRFRYYTRYNFKADDKISFGFTAEKDPGEAFFSGSNKHGFDYYSGHVSYKLSNTFENISVGDYIVRAGQGLVLWQGYTNGKSENVLGITKTGQGTRGYTSVDENYYFRGAAGSVNLGNSKIILFYSHKNADGNLVYNDSVISHFSSLQTSGYHRTSNEINDEKTVKFTNTGGVFTHHFKNLKIGATVVYQHFDKAFIRSEQLYNKFRFSGKDNFTAGADYLLNKNNYVLFGEVAISKSKGKAFTQGAIVHINDQLGFSALFRHFGKDYHAFWANTLAEGSNISNESGLYFGVRFLPAKFVTLSAYSDIYKSDWFNYSTAGPARSWDIFTQADFQISEKMSAYLRFKNEEKEQKFKSDGRYINLPERVQKFRIHFQFRASETVLLKTRAEHVYYKADAGENGFMIFQDIQYSPKTFPLNLSARVAYFNTDSYNSRIYAYENDMLYVFSIPAYYGNGYRTYLNLKYQPANKIDCWLKLANTCWTDRETISSGYNEIAGHHKTELKLQLRLKF, from the coding sequence ATGAAATGCCTGGCCAAACATATAATCTTTGTTCTGTTACAACTGTTTGTTTTAGCAGCATCAGCGCAAAATAATTCGCCGGATAAATTGATTGAATCGATTCTGGAATCGCATCTCGATAAAATTGCAGAAGGTACCGATGTCGCCCTGATCATCGAAGATCTTGAATACCTACTTGAACACCCGATAAATATAAATGCAACAACTGCTACGGAACTTGCCCGGCTTTATTTGCTAAATGAGATTCAGATTCAGAAATTGATGGAGTACACCGAAAATTACGGGCCGGTTTATTCTATTTACGAGCTAAAAGCAGTGGATGGACTGACACCTAAACTGTTGCAGAACCTGCAGTATTTTATATCGTTTGGCCCTGAGGAACAAGAAAAAAAGACATTTAAAGAGCTTGTAAAATACGCCAACCAGCAACTATTGCTCCGTACGCTTGGCAACTTGCAAACTGCGCAAGGATATAAAACAAAAGATGATTGCTCAGTGCCATATGAAGGTAATCGTTTCAGGTACTACACCCGCTATAATTTTAAGGCTGATGATAAAATTTCGTTTGGTTTTACAGCAGAAAAAGATCCGGGCGAAGCCTTTTTTAGCGGCTCCAACAAACACGGTTTCGACTATTATTCGGGGCACGTAAGCTATAAACTTAGCAATACTTTCGAAAATATTTCCGTTGGCGATTACATTGTACGTGCCGGCCAGGGATTGGTACTTTGGCAAGGCTACACCAACGGAAAATCGGAAAATGTTTTGGGCATTACAAAAACCGGACAGGGAACTCGTGGTTATACTTCGGTAGACGAAAATTACTATTTCAGGGGTGCAGCAGGTTCCGTAAATTTGGGTAATTCAAAGATCATCCTGTTTTATTCGCACAAAAATGCCGATGGGAATTTGGTTTATAACGATTCGGTCATATCTCATTTTTCCAGTTTGCAGACATCGGGTTACCATCGCACATCAAATGAAATTAACGATGAAAAAACAGTAAAATTTACGAACACAGGAGGTGTTTTCACCCATCACTTTAAAAATCTGAAAATCGGTGCAACAGTTGTTTATCAACATTTCGACAAAGCTTTTATCCGAAGCGAACAGTTGTACAACAAATTTCGTTTCAGCGGAAAAGACAATTTCACGGCCGGAGCCGACTACCTGCTCAATAAAAACAACTATGTATTATTTGGCGAAGTTGCAATTTCTAAATCGAAAGGCAAGGCTTTTACCCAGGGCGCCATCGTGCATATAAATGACCAGCTGGGCTTCTCGGCACTGTTTCGTCATTTCGGGAAAGACTACCATGCTTTTTGGGCAAACACTCTTGCCGAGGGTAGCAACATTAGCAACGAATCAGGACTGTATTTTGGAGTGCGATTTCTACCGGCTAAATTTGTTACGCTTTCAGCCTATTCTGATATTTACAAGTCGGACTGGTTTAATTATTCTACTGCCGGACCGGCACGTTCGTGGGATATATTCACTCAAGCCGATTTTCAGATCAGTGAAAAGATGAGTGCCTACCTGCGTTTTAAAAATGAAGAGAAAGAACAAAAATTTAAAAGCGATGGCCGGTACATTAATCTGCCTGAACGGGTACAAAAATTCCGAATTCATTTTCAATTCCGGGCTTCGGAAACTGTTCTGTTGAAAACACGTGCAGAGCATGTCTACTACAAAGCCGATGCTGGTGAAAATGGATTTATGATTTTTCAGGATATTCAATATTCACCCAAAACATTCCCGCTTAATCTTTCTGCGCGGGTGGCCTACTTTAATACCGATAGTTATAACAGCCGGATTTATGCCTATGAAAACGACATGCTTTATGTGTTTTCTATTCCTGCATACTATGGCAACGGTTACAGAACCTACCTTAATTTAAAATACCAGCCAGCCAATAAAATTGATTGCTGGCTAAAACTGGCCAACACCTGTTGGACCGACCGCGAAACCATAAGTTCGGGCTATAATGAAATAGCCGGACACCACAAAACTGAGCTAAAATTGCAGCTTCGGTTGAAATTCTGA
- a CDS encoding HAD hydrolase-like protein, translating into MQSIIWDWNGTLLNDLDFCISTINLLLKERNLDLLDRFTYKEVFSFPVKTYYQAIGFDFSKEDFSIPAKEFIDRYNAGVSGCNLHDAATEVLEHFKNMGLRQFVLSAMKQSMLEQTLKHQQIFDYFEGVAGLNDHYAVSKIERGEQLIRRFNISRAQATIVGDTNHDFEVAQQLEIDCILIADGHQSKDRLLATGSKVIDDLRQLETLPL; encoded by the coding sequence ATGCAATCAATTATCTGGGACTGGAACGGCACGCTGCTCAACGATCTTGATTTTTGCATTTCAACAATCAACCTTCTTCTGAAAGAACGAAATCTCGATTTGCTTGATCGTTTTACCTACAAAGAGGTATTTTCATTTCCGGTAAAAACCTATTACCAGGCCATTGGCTTCGATTTCTCAAAAGAAGATTTCTCCATTCCGGCAAAAGAATTTATTGACCGTTACAACGCCGGTGTTTCAGGATGTAATTTACATGATGCAGCAACCGAAGTTCTCGAACATTTCAAAAATATGGGATTGCGGCAATTTGTACTTTCGGCGATGAAACAAAGTATGCTGGAACAAACCTTAAAACATCAGCAGATTTTTGACTATTTTGAGGGTGTGGCCGGATTAAACGATCATTATGCAGTTTCAAAAATCGAACGTGGTGAACAGTTAATTCGCCGGTTTAACATCAGCAGAGCACAGGCAACCATTGTTGGAGATACTAACCACGATTTTGAGGTAGCGCAACAATTAGAAATAGACTGTATATTAATTGCCGACGGACACCAATCGAAAGACCGGCTTTTGGCAACAGGATCAAAAGTTATTGATGATTTACGACAACTTGAAACACTTCCCCTTTAA
- a CDS encoding 1-acyl-sn-glycerol-3-phosphate acyltransferase → MSNINFDDIRPYTDKEVKQKIRLLLKDKTFDSVLHHLFKNRPKVEMVKFQLRRVSSIKQLQGVFIYDLLHWLVDKTSDGLKVTGIDKLDKKKPYLFISNHRDIILDAALLNFLIFEHGMNTTQIAIGDNLLQYEWIEHTVKLNRSFVIKRNLPPRELLTASKKVSHFIRKSITEDEMSVWIAQREGRTKDGNDKTQDSVLKMLNMSNKGGISDGFNELNIVPVSISYEIEPCGLAKLRELIKKEHYGTAKRSKDDLKAMSMGMFAPKGRMRFAFGTPIETHFELAKNNEQRNNYIRSLADMIDDQIYKNFKLWPSNFVAYDMLMQEHRFKDRYTAEEQKKFEIMVEQAMVHIDFPITDIQERFLKLYAYPVINKFDRPKQ, encoded by the coding sequence ATGAGTAACATTAATTTTGATGATATTCGCCCATACACCGATAAAGAAGTCAAACAAAAGATTAGGTTGCTACTAAAGGATAAAACCTTTGACTCCGTTCTGCATCACCTATTTAAGAACCGGCCAAAAGTTGAAATGGTTAAGTTTCAGCTTCGCCGGGTTAGCAGCATTAAACAACTTCAGGGTGTATTTATTTACGACCTGCTGCACTGGTTGGTCGATAAAACTTCCGATGGCCTAAAAGTGACCGGTATCGATAAACTGGATAAAAAGAAACCCTACCTGTTTATTTCAAACCACCGCGATATCATTCTTGATGCAGCTTTATTGAACTTTCTTATTTTCGAGCACGGTATGAATACCACGCAAATTGCCATTGGCGACAACCTGCTGCAATACGAGTGGATCGAACATACCGTAAAACTAAACCGCTCATTTGTTATTAAACGTAATTTGCCACCACGCGAACTTCTGACAGCATCAAAAAAAGTATCTCATTTTATCCGGAAATCCATCACCGAAGATGAAATGTCGGTATGGATAGCTCAGCGCGAAGGCCGCACAAAAGATGGGAACGACAAAACACAGGACAGCGTTTTGAAGATGTTAAACATGAGTAATAAAGGTGGAATTTCAGACGGATTTAACGAGCTGAATATTGTTCCTGTTTCTATTTCGTACGAAATTGAACCTTGTGGATTAGCCAAACTTCGCGAACTAATAAAAAAGGAGCATTATGGCACTGCAAAACGCAGCAAAGACGACCTAAAAGCCATGTCGATGGGAATGTTCGCCCCAAAAGGAAGAATGCGTTTTGCTTTTGGAACACCGATTGAAACGCACTTCGAACTGGCAAAAAATAACGAGCAGCGTAATAATTATATTCGCAGTCTGGCCGATATGATCGACGACCAGATTTATAAAAACTTTAAACTGTGGCCCAGTAATTTTGTAGCTTACGATATGCTGATGCAGGAACACCGTTTTAAAGATCGTTACACGGCCGAAGAGCAAAAGAAATTCGAGATAATGGTGGAACAGGCAATGGTACATATCGATTTCCCGATAACCGATATCCAGGAGCGTTTCCTGAAACTATACGCCTATCCTGTAATCAATAAATTCGACAGACCAAAGCAATAA
- the recJ gene encoding single-stranded-DNA-specific exonuclease RecJ translates to MDRIWNLKKQGDQNEVKHLSAALNVNMVIARLLVQRGIKTYPEAKAFFRPRLSDLHDPFLMKDMDKAVARLDKAIENQEKVIVYGDYDVDGTTSVALMYSFLKQRIEDIEYYIPDRYSEGYGISPKSIDYAVEKGVTLIVALDCGIKAVEKIAKAKERGLDFIICDHHNPDDEVPPAVAVLDAKQSDCQYPYKELSGCGVGFKLLQAYCKKHEIDYEEIYDLLDLVAVSIAADIVPITGENRVLAYYGLKKLNSNPGIGLQTIINFAGISGTEITISDIVFKIGPRLNASGRIEHGKKSVQILVSTDEDKSDLLGEEIDSFNEIRKTLDRDITQDALDTIENSTELKAMNSTVLYNRDWHKGVVGIVASRVTEHFYRPTIILTESNGLATGSARSVRDFDLYEAIGQCSDLLESYGGHMYAAGLTMKIENIPEFKRRFEEIVTNQITDKQQIQTIEIDAKIALSEITPRFYRILKQFAPFGPHNMTPVFVTEDVFDAGTSRLVGKNQEHLKLDLVEPDVNSGIFPGIAFNQSEAYDVITSGSPFDVCYSINENEYRGKTNLQLFVRDIKKREFLD, encoded by the coding sequence ATGGATAGAATTTGGAACTTAAAAAAACAAGGCGACCAAAACGAGGTAAAACACCTTTCAGCGGCGTTAAATGTGAATATGGTGATTGCGCGCTTGCTGGTACAACGGGGAATAAAAACTTACCCTGAAGCAAAAGCATTTTTCCGCCCCCGACTGAGTGACCTACACGATCCTTTTCTGATGAAAGACATGGATAAAGCAGTTGCCCGTTTGGATAAGGCTATTGAAAATCAGGAAAAAGTTATTGTTTACGGCGATTACGATGTGGATGGAACGACCTCGGTTGCCCTGATGTATTCGTTTTTAAAACAGCGTATTGAAGATATTGAATATTATATTCCGGATCGTTACAGCGAAGGATATGGTATTTCTCCTAAAAGCATTGATTATGCCGTTGAAAAGGGAGTGACGCTGATTGTTGCGCTCGATTGTGGAATTAAAGCTGTTGAAAAAATAGCCAAAGCCAAAGAACGCGGACTTGATTTTATTATCTGCGATCATCATAATCCCGATGATGAGGTGCCACCAGCTGTTGCTGTTCTTGATGCCAAACAATCGGATTGTCAATATCCTTACAAAGAACTTTCGGGATGTGGTGTTGGATTTAAATTGCTTCAGGCCTACTGCAAAAAGCACGAAATTGATTACGAAGAAATATACGATTTGCTGGATTTGGTTGCTGTGAGTATTGCAGCCGACATTGTTCCAATAACTGGTGAGAACAGGGTGCTGGCTTATTATGGCCTCAAAAAACTGAATTCGAATCCTGGTATTGGCTTGCAAACCATTATAAATTTTGCAGGTATATCCGGAACAGAGATTACCATCAGCGATATTGTGTTTAAAATCGGACCACGCTTAAATGCTTCGGGTAGAATTGAGCACGGTAAAAAATCAGTGCAGATACTTGTCTCAACCGATGAAGATAAATCGGATTTGTTGGGAGAAGAGATCGATTCGTTCAATGAGATCAGAAAAACATTAGACCGCGATATTACCCAGGATGCCCTAGATACTATTGAAAATAGTACCGAGTTAAAAGCTATGAACAGTACGGTTTTATATAATCGTGACTGGCATAAAGGTGTTGTTGGAATTGTGGCATCAAGAGTTACTGAACATTTCTATCGTCCCACGATAATTTTAACGGAATCGAATGGTTTGGCAACCGGATCGGCACGTTCTGTTCGCGATTTTGATTTGTATGAAGCCATCGGTCAGTGCAGCGATTTACTGGAATCGTACGGAGGGCATATGTATGCTGCCGGCCTTACCATGAAAATCGAAAATATTCCGGAATTCAAACGTCGCTTTGAAGAGATCGTGACTAATCAGATAACCGATAAACAGCAAATACAGACCATCGAGATAGATGCCAAAATTGCGCTAAGTGAGATTACTCCACGTTTTTATCGCATATTGAAGCAATTTGCTCCATTTGGCCCGCACAATATGACGCCGGTTTTTGTAACCGAAGACGTGTTTGATGCAGGAACCAGCCGTTTGGTTGGTAAAAATCAAGAGCACTTAAAACTCGATCTGGTAGAGCCTGATGTAAATTCAGGAATTTTTCCCGGAATTGCGTTTAATCAGTCTGAAGCATATGATGTAATCACTTCCGGTTCGCCTTTTGATGTTTGTTATTCGATTAATGAGAATGAATATCGTGGAAAAACGAACCTTCAGTTATTCGTCAGGGATATCAAGAAAAGAGAATTTCTGGATTAA
- the lysS gene encoding lysine--tRNA ligase, with translation MSHQELSEQEIIRRNSLQKMRELGVEPYPAAQYHVNTNTKDIKQNFKEEEKNFQDVVIAGRLMSRRIMGKAAFAEIQDHEGRIQIYVNRDEICTGDDKMMYNEVFKKLLDIGDIIGVKGHAFITQMGELTIHVTEFTVLNKSLRPLPIVKEKDGKTFDAFTDPEQRYRQRYIDLIVNPEVKETFKKRTIIYNTMRQMFNEYGYHEVETPILQPIPGGAAARPFITHHNALNMPLYMRIANELYLKRLIVGGFEGVYEFAKDFRNEGMDRTHNPEFTVMEIYVAYKDYKWMMSFTEEICERVAMALHGTTKVQLGDNIIDYKAPYPRVTMAEAILEHTGYDINGKSEDELRDICKKLDIEIDETMGKGKLIDEIFGEKCEGNYIQPTFITDYPKEMSPLTKKHRDNPELTERFELMVNGKELANAYSELNDPIDQRERFEDQLKLSEKGDDEAMFIDQDFLRALEYGMPPTSGMGIGMDRLTMFMTNSPSIQDVLFFPQMKPEKKAVELTDDEKAVFELLKAESPVELPALKEKAGLSNKKWDKAIKGLTKKNVAKVENTDAGLLVTAL, from the coding sequence ATGAGTCATCAGGAATTAAGCGAACAAGAGATCATCAGACGAAATTCGTTGCAAAAAATGCGCGAGTTGGGTGTTGAACCCTACCCGGCGGCACAGTACCATGTAAATACCAACACCAAAGATATAAAACAGAACTTCAAGGAAGAGGAGAAGAATTTTCAGGATGTAGTGATTGCCGGCCGATTGATGAGCCGCCGGATTATGGGAAAAGCTGCGTTTGCTGAGATCCAGGACCATGAAGGACGTATTCAGATTTACGTTAACCGCGACGAAATTTGCACCGGCGATGATAAAATGATGTACAACGAAGTATTCAAAAAATTACTTGACATTGGCGACATCATCGGGGTAAAAGGACATGCTTTTATTACGCAAATGGGCGAATTAACCATTCATGTTACTGAATTTACAGTGCTGAATAAATCGTTGCGCCCACTACCGATTGTAAAAGAAAAAGATGGTAAAACCTTTGATGCTTTTACCGATCCGGAGCAACGTTACCGCCAGCGTTACATCGATTTGATCGTAAATCCTGAGGTAAAAGAGACCTTCAAAAAACGGACAATTATATACAACACCATGCGCCAGATGTTTAACGAGTATGGTTACCACGAGGTGGAAACACCAATTCTGCAACCAATTCCCGGAGGAGCTGCTGCACGTCCGTTTATTACGCACCACAACGCGCTGAACATGCCGTTGTACATGCGTATTGCCAACGAACTTTACCTGAAACGACTTATTGTTGGTGGTTTTGAAGGTGTTTACGAATTTGCCAAAGATTTCCGTAACGAAGGAATGGACCGCACCCACAACCCGGAATTTACGGTGATGGAAATTTATGTGGCCTACAAAGACTACAAATGGATGATGAGCTTTACCGAAGAAATTTGTGAGCGTGTGGCGATGGCATTACACGGAACCACAAAAGTTCAGCTGGGCGACAACATTATCGATTATAAAGCACCATATCCGCGTGTTACCATGGCCGAAGCAATTTTGGAACACACCGGTTACGATATTAACGGCAAGTCGGAAGACGAGCTGCGCGATATCTGCAAAAAGCTTGATATTGAAATCGACGAAACCATGGGTAAAGGAAAGTTGATTGACGAGATATTTGGCGAAAAATGTGAAGGCAACTACATACAGCCAACCTTTATTACCGATTACCCGAAAGAAATGTCACCGCTTACGAAAAAACACCGCGACAACCCGGAATTAACAGAACGTTTTGAGTTGATGGTAAATGGAAAAGAGCTGGCCAATGCTTACTCGGAACTGAATGACCCAATCGACCAGCGCGAACGTTTTGAAGACCAGCTAAAATTGTCGGAGAAAGGTGACGACGAAGCGATGTTTATCGACCAGGACTTCCTACGCGCACTGGAGTATGGAATGCCTCCAACATCGGGAATGGGAATTGGAATGGATCGTTTGACCATGTTTATGACCAACAGCCCATCAATTCAAGATGTATTGTTTTTCCCGCAAATGAAACCGGAGAAAAAAGCAGTGGAATTGACTGACGACGAAAAAGCGGTTTTCGAACTGTTAAAAGCTGAATCGCCGGTTGAACTGCCTGCACTAAAAGAAAAAGCCGGACTGAGCAACAAGAAATGGGATAAAGCCATTAAAGGCCTTACCAAAAAGAATGTGGCTAAAGTTGAAAATACTGATGCCGGTTTGTTGGTGACTGCCTTGTAA